One genomic region from Glaciimonas sp. PAMC28666 encodes:
- a CDS encoding AraC family transcriptional regulator gives MFNASNLESNFISEKRNFENWVDTIHKLVNPVDLDSHDREKFNGYLTTHSLGDATYVLSSGGSAIMAQRNTSHIAEAKSHFFNLIVRRSGHGRIVHGGREINHSRGEFVLIDTKQELVNEMDDVNFSFVSIPDGLIRAWIPNPEDCVARVLSGDKGWAAVLLDYFSTLELDVVIEMTETQHMQMLEHILSLYSFALKEVGILPQIDPFIAAYKKTELYGVMYDWMTEHYMDSELSAGYMASKFHISIREVHRQFSLSSNGSTFLGSLHTMRMRAAIRMLRDKNFATLSMSEIGGRSGFNESAYFGKVFRKNMGCSPGAYAKIHQKKK, from the coding sequence ATGTTTAATGCTTCAAACTTAGAAAGCAATTTTATTTCTGAAAAAAGAAATTTTGAAAATTGGGTTGATACTATTCACAAACTAGTGAATCCGGTCGATTTAGATAGCCACGATCGTGAAAAATTTAACGGGTATTTGACTACCCATTCATTGGGAGATGCGACCTATGTCCTTTCCTCTGGAGGTAGCGCTATCATGGCCCAAAGAAATACGTCCCATATTGCAGAAGCGAAAAGTCACTTCTTTAACCTTATCGTTCGGCGCAGTGGCCATGGTAGGATCGTCCACGGAGGACGCGAGATAAATCACAGTCGTGGTGAATTCGTATTGATTGATACAAAACAAGAGCTAGTCAACGAAATGGACGATGTCAATTTCTCTTTCGTATCCATCCCTGATGGATTAATTAGGGCCTGGATTCCAAATCCCGAGGATTGTGTCGCTAGAGTATTATCGGGAGATAAGGGCTGGGCAGCCGTTTTATTGGACTACTTCAGTACCTTAGAACTTGATGTCGTTATAGAAATGACTGAAACGCAACATATGCAAATGCTGGAACACATTTTATCGCTGTATTCCTTTGCACTAAAAGAAGTTGGCATCCTTCCTCAAATAGACCCGTTTATAGCTGCATATAAAAAAACAGAGTTGTATGGCGTGATGTACGACTGGATGACTGAACATTATATGGATTCGGAACTGTCAGCCGGATATATGGCCAGTAAATTTCATATCTCGATACGAGAAGTCCATCGTCAATTTTCATTGTCTTCGAACGGTTCGACGTTTCTAGGATCGTTGCATACAATGAGAATGAGAGCCGCTATTCGCATGTTGAGAGATAAGAACTTTGCTACGCTGTCTATGTCCGAGATAGGTGGAAGATCGGGTTTTAATGAATCTGCATACTTTGGTAAAGTATTTCGAAAAAATATGGGATGTAGTCCAGGAGCCTATGCAAAAATTCACCAAAAAAAAAAATGA
- a CDS encoding AraC family transcriptional regulator produces the protein MNIQNRSIISAEHPFHSEYSADHLPERERFQYWESVISKFTNPFEITSVEDKNFQAKLICYHMHNVTYTLSTGSSPFAAHLTTQQIAQVENHPYHLIVKLGGIGQIRQGGFEAHLHMGDVTLIDTKQELFSKMEDSKCIILTIPATLIHTWIPCPENYVAHTMHSDRGWASTLVSYLRQLTPQNISETYRPHYNLIIENVLSIYVMALDQLNMKNGGREKIYFDKKNNLHDQIRTWLSLNYMDTEISADKIAYEFGVSMREVHRQFKLANSECTFLETLQSMRLAAAIRMLKDPKFSQLTISEIGFRSGFLDPAYFGRVFKEKTSYSPGLYAKRYR, from the coding sequence ATGAACATACAAAATCGGTCGATAATTTCGGCTGAACACCCGTTTCACTCAGAATATTCCGCTGACCATTTACCTGAACGCGAACGCTTTCAATATTGGGAGAGCGTCATCAGCAAGTTCACAAATCCATTCGAGATTACTAGTGTTGAAGATAAAAATTTTCAAGCTAAGTTAATTTGTTACCACATGCATAATGTGACTTATACCCTCTCCACAGGATCGAGTCCTTTCGCAGCCCACCTCACCACCCAACAAATTGCACAAGTAGAAAATCACCCCTATCATTTGATCGTAAAATTAGGAGGGATAGGGCAAATTAGACAAGGAGGATTTGAAGCACATTTACACATGGGGGACGTGACTTTGATCGATACTAAACAAGAACTGTTTAGTAAGATGGAAGACTCAAAATGCATAATTTTAACAATCCCCGCAACTTTAATTCATACGTGGATTCCTTGTCCGGAAAACTATGTCGCTCATACAATGCACAGCGATAGAGGTTGGGCTTCAACGTTAGTTTCGTACTTACGCCAACTGACTCCACAAAATATATCCGAGACGTATCGGCCCCACTATAATTTAATTATAGAAAATGTTCTGTCTATTTATGTGATGGCGCTCGATCAACTCAATATGAAAAATGGGGGGCGTGAGAAAATTTACTTTGACAAAAAAAATAATTTACACGACCAGATTCGTACCTGGCTAAGTTTAAATTATATGGACACCGAAATTTCTGCAGATAAAATTGCATATGAGTTCGGAGTTTCGATGCGCGAAGTTCATCGGCAATTCAAATTAGCAAATTCCGAATGCACATTTTTAGAAACCTTGCAGAGCATGCGGTTGGCTGCTGCGATAAGGATGTTGAAGGACCCCAAGTTTTCACAACTGACAATTTCAGAAATTGGTTTTAGATCAGGTTTCTTGGATCCGGCGTATTTTGGTCGCGTGTTTAAAGAAAAAACCAGTTATTCTCCAGGCTTATATGCCAAAAGATACCGATAG